The following proteins are co-located in the Tachysurus vachellii isolate PV-2020 chromosome 17, HZAU_Pvac_v1, whole genome shotgun sequence genome:
- the irf1b gene encoding interferon regulatory factor 1b isoform X2 yields the protein MPVSRMRMRPWLEDMIDSNAIAGLVWVDKEKKMFSIPWKHAARHGWEMDKDACLFKQWAIHTGKFKPGITEPDPKTWKANFRCAMNSLPDIEEVKDKSVNKGCEAVRVYRMLQVVKNKTKRSSKSQDNRRRKKGRRTDTDMASNEEHLYIHKQQDMITQENIIDSTESMNTASPTYDVPDCSGYEVEIGPDSTNDIYTGRFQVSPVHESDYEEKAIVEERSLSCAFTQN from the exons ATGCCTGTGTCCAGAATGCGCATGCGGCCCTGGTTAGAGGATATGATTGACTCAAACGCAATCGCTGGACTTGTCTGGGTAGATAAG GAGAAAAAGATGTTCTCCATACCTTGGAAGCATGCTGCACGCCATGGATGGGAGATGGACAAAGATGcctgtttatttaaacagtGGGCGATCCACACAG GCAAATTCAAGCCAGGAATCACTGAACCTGACCCCAAAACGTGGAAAGCCAACTTCCGTTGTGCAATGAACTCACTTCCGGATATTGAAGAAGTGAAGGACAAAAGTGTCAACAAAGGCTGTGAAGCTGTTCGTGTCTACCGCATGCTTCAGGTTGTCAAGAATAAGACCAAGAGGTCCTCTAAAAGCCAGGACAACAGGAGGCGGAAAAAG GGAAGGAGGACTGATACAGACATGGCATCAAATGAAGAGCACCTTTACATCCACAAGCAGCAAGACATGATCACTCAGGAGAACATCATTGACAGCACTGAAAGCATGA ACACAGCAAGCCCAACCTATGATGTGCCTGACTGCTCAGGTTATGAAGTGGAAATTGGCCCTGACAGTACAAATGATATCTATACTGGCAGGTTCCAGGTTTCCCCTGTTCATGAGTCag ATTATGAGGAAAAAGCTATTGTTGAG gAGAGGAGCTTGAGCTGCGCTTTTACACAGAACTGA
- the irf1b gene encoding interferon regulatory factor 1b isoform X1, with translation MPVSRMRMRPWLEDMIDSNAIAGLVWVDKEKKMFSIPWKHAARHGWEMDKDACLFKQWAIHTGKFKPGITEPDPKTWKANFRCAMNSLPDIEEVKDKSVNKGCEAVRVYRMLQVVKNKTKRSSKSQDNRRRKKGRRTDTDMASNEEHLYIHKQQDMITQENIIDSTESMNTASPTYDVPDCSGYEVEIGPDSTNDIYTGRFQVSPVHESDYEEKAIVEITRQLELDSTQWLQSNSSGKGFLCNEVAMTESYHCPESQWSDTSGEELELRFYTELIPGLPSEDLLSYTDMWNTNTHTAGLPQISCLL, from the exons ATGCCTGTGTCCAGAATGCGCATGCGGCCCTGGTTAGAGGATATGATTGACTCAAACGCAATCGCTGGACTTGTCTGGGTAGATAAG GAGAAAAAGATGTTCTCCATACCTTGGAAGCATGCTGCACGCCATGGATGGGAGATGGACAAAGATGcctgtttatttaaacagtGGGCGATCCACACAG GCAAATTCAAGCCAGGAATCACTGAACCTGACCCCAAAACGTGGAAAGCCAACTTCCGTTGTGCAATGAACTCACTTCCGGATATTGAAGAAGTGAAGGACAAAAGTGTCAACAAAGGCTGTGAAGCTGTTCGTGTCTACCGCATGCTTCAGGTTGTCAAGAATAAGACCAAGAGGTCCTCTAAAAGCCAGGACAACAGGAGGCGGAAAAAG GGAAGGAGGACTGATACAGACATGGCATCAAATGAAGAGCACCTTTACATCCACAAGCAGCAAGACATGATCACTCAGGAGAACATCATTGACAGCACTGAAAGCATGA ACACAGCAAGCCCAACCTATGATGTGCCTGACTGCTCAGGTTATGAAGTGGAAATTGGCCCTGACAGTACAAATGATATCTATACTGGCAGGTTCCAGGTTTCCCCTGTTCATGAGTCag ATTATGAGGAAAAAGCTATTGTTGAG ATCACACGGCAATTGGAGCTTGATAGTACACAGTGGCTACAAAGCAATAGCAGCGGAAAGGGGTTCCTGTGCAATGAAGTAGCCATGACAGAATCTTACCACTGTCCAGAGAGCCAATGGAGTGATACCTCAG gAGAGGAGCTTGAGCTGCGCTTTTACACAGAACTGATACCAGGACTGCCCAGTGAAGATCTCTTAAGCTACACAGATATGTGGAATACCAACACTCACACAGCTGGCCTTCCACAAATCAGCTGTCTTCTCTGA